TCATCGAGCACCGGGTAGCTGTCCAGCATGATCAGGGCCCCGACCTCCTCGCCCCGCCGCTGCGCCTCCACCGCCATGGCGTGTGCCACCACGCCGCCCATCGACCATCCCAGCAGGTGAAGCGGTCCCTGCGGCTGCACCTCGCGCGCCCGGTCCACGTAGTCGGCGGCCATCTCCGTCAACGTGCCGGGAAGCATGGCATCCGTCGAGACGTCGAGCCCTCGGGCCTGGAACGCGTGAACCGGCCGGCCGGATCCCAGCATGCGTGGCACACCCGAGTAGCACCATCCGAAGCCGCCTGCCGGGTGGACACAGAACAGTGGTGGCTCATCTCCGCCGGTCCGCAACGGAAGCATCGTTGACGCGGCCCGCGCGCCTGCCCCCTCCTCAAAGGTGGTGGCGAGGAGGGCGGGGGTGGGGAGGTTGAACAGGTCGGCGACCGTCACGGGCCTGTGGAGTTTCTCACCGACCTGGGTCACCAGGCGGACGGCCAGCAGGGAGTGGCCGCCCAGATCGAAGAAGCTGTCGTCCGCTCCCACCTCGCTCACACCCAGGACCTGCGCGAACACGTCCGCGATCACCTGCTCGTCCGGAGTCCTGGGCGCCCGCCCACGCGCCGTCCCCGACACCACCGGCTCCGGCAACCGCGCCCGGTCCAGCTTCCCACTCGACATCATCGGCAGCGCGTCCAGCACCATGAACGACACCGGAACCATGTACGCGGGCAACTCCGCCACCACACCCCGCCGCACCTCAGCCACATCCACCACCGACCCGGCCACCGGCTCGACATACGCGACCAACTGCCGGTCCCCCGCACGCTCGAACACCGACACCGCCGCCCGGCCCACACCCTCCTGCCGCAACACCGCAGCCTCCACATCCCCCAACTCGATCCGATACCCGCGCACCTTCACCTGACCATCGATACGCCCGAAGAACTCCAGCGCACCATCAGCACGCCAGCGCACCGAATCCCCCGTCCGGTACATCCGCCCACCCGGCACCCCACCGAACGGATCCGGAACAAACCTCTCCGCCGTCAGCCCCGGCCGACCCGCATAACCACGCCCCACACCAGGACCCGCCACACACAACTCACCCCGCACCCCCGGCGGAACCAGACCACCCCACTCATCCACCACACACACCCGCACATTCACCAGCGGACGACCAATACTCACCCCACCCCCACCCACCACACGAGCAAACGTACTGTAGACCGCACACTCGGTCGGTCCGTAAAAGTTGTGAACCGCTACGTCCTTCGTCTCCAGCAGCTGATCCCACAGCGGCTGGTCCATGGCCTCACCGCCGACGGACAGCACCGCCGGACGCGGATGCCCCTCGTCGAACATGCCGACACCCGCCAGCTGCCGCACCACCGACGGCGTGACGTCCATGAACCCGATGCGGTGATCGGCGACGTACCGGGCCAGCGCCTCCATGTCCAGACGCGTCACACTGTCCACAATGTGCAGCTCATTCCCCTCGAACATCCACAGAAGAGCCTCCCAGTGGCTGTCGAAGGACAGAGGCGCGGTCAGCGCCGCGGGCATCCCCTCGCCCCGGACCTCCCGGAACGCCTTGTCATGACCGTGATGAAGGCTACAAGCCGCCCGATGGGAGATGACGACTCCCTTGGGCCGGCCCGTCGAACCCGACGTAAAGATCATGTACGCGGCATGCTCCGGCAGCAACGGCGACAACCGGTCCACATCCGACAGATCACCCCCGCCGAACCCCGCCAGCAGACCACCACCGGCACCCTCCTCCGCCACCCCCGCCAAATCCACCCACTCCGTACCCTCCGGCCACGACACCCACGAACGCGAATCCCCCAGCACCACCACCGGACCCGCATCATCCAAAACCGCCCCCACCCGCGCCACCGGCAGATCATCACCCACCGGCACATACACCCCACCAGCCTTCAACACCGCCAGCACAGCAACAACCATCTCCACCGACCGCGACACACCCAACGCCACCCTCGACTCCGGCCCCACCCCCCGACTCACCAACAACCGCGCCAGCCGATTCGCCACAACATTCAACTCCGCAAACGACAACGACACCCCACCAGCCACCACCGCCACCCCCGACGGCGACCTCACCACCTGCGCCTCAAACAACTCCGACACCACCCCTACCGAACCCCCCTCCGCCAGACCCCCAACACCCTCCAGCCACCCCCGCTCCTCACCCGACAACAACTCCACATCACCCAACAACACACCCGGATCAACCGCCACACACTCCAAGAACCGCACAAACCGATCCGCCAACCCCCGCACCGACACCTCATCAAACAAATCCAACCGGAACGCCAAACCACCGTGCAGTACATCCCCCGCGTCAACCAGCGTCAGATCCAGATCGGCAGGTATGTAACCGGCACCGGGCTCCATCCGGGTGGCGGTGATCCCGGCGAAGCTCGACTCCGTCAAAGGCTCGGCGACAGTCTCCGGGAAGTAGGTGAACATGGCTTGGTAGAGGGGGTTGCGGCTGGGATCACGGGCCGGCTGCACTCGCTCCACCACGGAACTGAACGGCACGTCCTGATGAGCCATACCCTCCAGCACGGAACCACGGACCCGCCCAAGGAAGTCCACGAACCGCATCCCCGGCTCCCACTGACCCCGCAACACCACCGTATTCACAAAGTATCCGATCAACGGCGCCACCTCAGGACGACTCCGCCCCGCCATCGGACACCCCACCGTCACATCACGCTGACCACACACCCGGCCCAGAAACGCCTGATACACAGCAAGCAGCGTCATGAACATCGTCGCGTCAGCACCCCGGGCAAGCCGACGCAACCCCTCAACCACACCCACAGGAACAACAAACCCGACATGACCCGCCCGACCCGACTGCACCGCCGGCCGCACCCGGTCAAC
The nucleotide sequence above comes from Streptomyces sp. NBC_01716. Encoded proteins:
- a CDS encoding non-ribosomal peptide synthetase; the protein is MSNEGFLPTAFDVTSERSPIPRVTDEQWRSLSVAKRQLLQRRLMGGVSGDVLVGLGAGEGVLSPAQEALWFLWRLGPGVGSYNVPSAFRLVGRLDVGALEGALAGVVGRHEVLRTRFVERGGSVVQEVMPAGPVGVEVVSVPGGAGGEGLLEELVAERAGEPFDLDGHVPLRVVLFRLGVDEHVLLVVTHHAFTDAWSDEIFWRELTVLYGAAVGGGVAGLPELGLQFLDVARWQYGLRERGVLDAQLDYWGGRLAGVPVLDLPVDRVRPAVQSGRAGHVGFVVPVGVVEGLRRLARGADATMFMTLLAVYQAFLGRVCGQRDVTVGCPMAGRSRPEVAPLIGYFVNTVVLRGQWEPGMRFVDFLGRVRGSVLEGMAHQDVPFSSVVERVQPARDPSRNPLYQAMFTYFPETVAEPLTESSFAGITATRMEPGAGYIPADLDLTLVDAGDVLHGGLAFRLDLFDEVSVRGLADRFVRFLECVAVDPGVLLGDVELLSGEERGWLEGVGGLAEGGSVGVVSELFEAQVVRSPSGVAVVAGGVSLSFAELNVVANRLARLLVSRGVGPESRVALGVSRSVEMVVAVLAVLKAGGVYVPVGDDLPVARVGAVLDDAGPVVVLGDSRSWVSWPEGTEWVDLAGVAEEGAGGGLLAGFGGGDLSDVDRLSPLLPEHAAYMIFTSGSTGRPKGVVISHRAACSLHHGHDKAFREVRGEGMPAALTAPLSFDSHWEALLWMFEGNELHIVDSVTRLDMEALARYVADHRIGFMDVTPSVVRQLAGVGMFDEGHPRPAVLSVGGEAMDQPLWDQLLETKDVAVHNFYGPTECAVYSTFARVVGGGGVSIGRPLVNVRVCVVDEWGGLVPPGVRGELCVAGPGVGRGYAGRPGLTAERFVPDPFGGVPGGRMYRTGDSVRWRADGALEFFGRIDGQVKVRGYRIELGDVEAAVLRQEGVGRAAVSVFERAGDRQLVAYVEPVAGSVVDVAEVRRGVVAELPAYMVPVSFMVLDALPMMSSGKLDRARLPEPVVSGTARGRAPRTPDEQVIADVFAQVLGVSEVGADDSFFDLGGHSLLAVRLVTQVGEKLHRPVTVADLFNLPTPALLATTFEEGAGARAASTMLPLRTGGDEPPLFCVHPAGGFGWCYSGVPRMLGSGRPVHAFQARGLDVSTDAMLPGTLTEMAADYVDRAREVQPQGPLHLLGWSMGGVVAHAMAVEAQRRGEEVGALIMLDSYPVLDDEASAAVGDFAEVERVMAEAAGPDFTVGRLISPVDDAADQKQAEAVVRGVVTNNLQLLSLHRPETFHGDALLIRAALDPVPVGRAPEQDWEPYVTGELTVMSMPSTHGELMAVEHSETLGELLRHWLDRRG